Proteins from one Canis lupus familiaris isolate Mischka breed German Shepherd chromosome 26, alternate assembly UU_Cfam_GSD_1.0, whole genome shotgun sequence genomic window:
- the DENR gene encoding density-regulated protein isoform X1 — protein sequence MAADISESGGHDCKGDSKGNTKLDADYPLRVLYCGVCSLPTEYCEYMPDVAKCRQWLEKNFPNEFAKLTVENSPKQEAGISEGQGTAGEEEEKKKQKRGGRGQIKQKKKTVPQKVTIAKIPRAKKKYVTRVCGLATFEIDLKEAQRFFAQKFSCGASVTGEDEIIIQGDFTDDIIDVIQEKWPEVDDDSIEDLGEVKK from the exons ATGGCTGCTGATATTTCTGAGTCCGGTGGGCATGATTGCAAAGGAGACTCGAAGGGCAATACCAAGTTAGATGCAGACTACCCACTTCGAGTCCTTTACTGTGGAG TCTGTTCATTACCAACAGAG TACTGTGAATATATGCCTGATGTTGCTAAATGTCGACAGTGGTTAGAGAAGAATTTTCCAAATGAGTTTGCAAAACTTACTGTAG AAAATTCACCGAAACAAGAAGCTGGAATTAGTGAGGGTCAGGGCacagcaggggaagaggaagagaagaaaaagcaaaaaagag gTGGAAGGGgtcaaataaagcaaaaaaagaagaCTGTACCACAAAAAGTTACGATAGCCAAAATTCCtagagcaaagaagaaatatgTAACAAGAGTATGTGGCCTTGCAACTTTCG aaattgaTCTTAAAGAAGCACAAAGATTTTTTGCTCAAAAATTCTCCTGTGGTGCCTCAGTAACAGGAGAGGATGAAATCATCATTCAGGGAGactttacagatgacataattgATGTCATTCAGGAAAAATGGCCAGAG GTGGATGATGATAGTATCGAAGATCTTGGAGAAGTAAAGAAGTGA
- the DENR gene encoding density-regulated protein isoform X2 gives METFRVEVCEMAADISESGGHDCKGDSKGNTKLDADYPLRVLYCGVCSLPTEYCEYMPDVAKCRQWLEKNFPNEFAKLTVENSPKQEAGISEGQGTAGEEEEKKKQKRGGRGQIKQKKKTVPQKVTIAKIPRAKKKYVTRVCGLATFEIDLKEAQRFFAQKFSCGASVTGEDEIIIQGDFTDDIIDVIQEKWPEVDDDSIEDLGEVKK, from the exons ATGGAAACATTTAGGGTTGAG GTTTGTGAGATGGCTGCTGATATTTCTGAGTCCGGTGGGCATGATTGCAAAGGAGACTCGAAGGGCAATACCAAGTTAGATGCAGACTACCCACTTCGAGTCCTTTACTGTGGAG TCTGTTCATTACCAACAGAG TACTGTGAATATATGCCTGATGTTGCTAAATGTCGACAGTGGTTAGAGAAGAATTTTCCAAATGAGTTTGCAAAACTTACTGTAG AAAATTCACCGAAACAAGAAGCTGGAATTAGTGAGGGTCAGGGCacagcaggggaagaggaagagaagaaaaagcaaaaaagag gTGGAAGGGgtcaaataaagcaaaaaaagaagaCTGTACCACAAAAAGTTACGATAGCCAAAATTCCtagagcaaagaagaaatatgTAACAAGAGTATGTGGCCTTGCAACTTTCG aaattgaTCTTAAAGAAGCACAAAGATTTTTTGCTCAAAAATTCTCCTGTGGTGCCTCAGTAACAGGAGAGGATGAAATCATCATTCAGGGAGactttacagatgacataattgATGTCATTCAGGAAAAATGGCCAGAG GTGGATGATGATAGTATCGAAGATCTTGGAGAAGTAAAGAAGTGA